A genomic stretch from Vallicoccus soli includes:
- a CDS encoding NADH-quinone oxidoreductase subunit D yields MATEATTAAAQDPYAAGGRDTTEGRVYTVTGQDWDTVASGLGDVESERLVVNMGPQHPSTHGVLRLILEIEGETVTEARCGIGYLHTGIEKNTEFRTWVQGVTFVTRMDYLSNAFNETVYCLAVEKLLGITDDVPPRATVLRVLMMELQRIASHLVAIATGGMELGALTVMTNGFREREMVLDIFEAITGLRMNMAYVRPGGVAQDLPRGAEEQVREFLRVMPGRIDELEKLCNENTIFKGRTVDVGYLDLTGCMALGVTGPVLRSTGLPWDLRKAQPYCGYETYDFDVPVRDTCDAYGRFRIRVDEMRQSLRIVEQALDKLRDLGDGPVMVGDRKIAWPSQLALGGDGLGNSLDHIRHIMGESMEALIHHFKLVTEGFRVPAGQVYAAVEGPRGELGAHVVSDGGTRPYRVHFRDPSFTNLQATAAMSEGGQVADVIAAIASLDPVMGGVDR; encoded by the coding sequence ATGGCCACCGAGGCGACCACCGCCGCCGCGCAGGACCCCTACGCCGCCGGCGGGCGCGACACCACCGAGGGCCGGGTCTACACCGTGACCGGCCAGGACTGGGACACCGTCGCGAGCGGGCTCGGCGACGTCGAGAGCGAGCGGCTCGTCGTCAACATGGGCCCGCAGCACCCGTCGACGCACGGCGTGCTGCGGCTCATCCTCGAGATCGAGGGCGAGACGGTGACCGAGGCCCGCTGCGGCATCGGCTACCTGCACACCGGCATCGAGAAGAACACCGAGTTCCGCACCTGGGTCCAGGGCGTCACCTTCGTGACGCGCATGGACTACCTCTCCAACGCCTTCAACGAGACGGTCTACTGCCTCGCCGTCGAGAAGCTGCTGGGCATCACCGACGACGTGCCGCCGCGGGCGACCGTGCTGCGGGTGCTCATGATGGAGCTGCAGCGGATCGCCTCGCACCTCGTGGCCATCGCCACCGGCGGCATGGAGCTCGGCGCGCTCACCGTCATGACCAACGGCTTCCGCGAGCGGGAGATGGTCCTCGACATCTTCGAGGCGATCACCGGCCTGCGGATGAACATGGCGTACGTCCGCCCCGGCGGCGTCGCGCAGGACCTGCCGCGCGGCGCCGAGGAGCAGGTGCGCGAGTTCCTGCGGGTCATGCCCGGGCGCATCGACGAGCTCGAGAAGCTCTGCAACGAGAACACCATCTTCAAGGGCCGCACCGTCGACGTCGGCTACCTCGACCTCACCGGCTGCATGGCGCTCGGCGTGACCGGGCCGGTGCTGCGCTCGACGGGGCTGCCCTGGGACCTGCGCAAGGCCCAGCCCTACTGCGGCTACGAGACCTACGACTTCGACGTCCCGGTGCGCGACACGTGCGACGCGTACGGCCGCTTCCGCATCCGGGTGGACGAGATGCGCCAGTCGCTGCGCATCGTCGAGCAGGCGCTGGACAAGCTGCGCGACCTCGGGGACGGGCCGGTCATGGTCGGCGACCGCAAGATCGCGTGGCCGTCGCAGCTCGCGCTCGGCGGGGACGGACTCGGCAACTCCCTCGACCACATCCGCCACATCATGGGCGAGTCGATGGAGGCCCTGATCCACCACTTCAAGCTGGTGACCGAGGGCTTCCGCGTGCCGGCCGGGCAGGTGTACGCCGCCGTGGAGGGCCCGCGCGGCGAGCTCGGCGCGCACGTGGTGAGCGACGGCGGGACGCGGCCGTACCGCGTGCACTTCCGCGACCCCAGCTTCACGAACCTGCAGGCGACGGCGGCGATGAGCGAGGGCGGCCAGGTCGCCGACGTCATCGCCGCGATCGCCTCGCTCGACCCCGTCATGGGAGGGGTGGACCGGTGA
- the nuoE gene encoding NADH-quinone oxidoreductase subunit NuoE, whose product MSAPVEGAAFEHLRADAQEVIARYPQPRSALLPLLHLVQAEEGFVSERGVDFCAELLGLTAAEVQAVATFYTMYKRRPVGRHHVGVCTNTLCAVLGGDEILARLQSHLGVGNDETTEDGAITLEHIECNAACDYAPVVMVDWEFFDDQTPQSAVELVDRLRSGEEVVPTRGAPLRGFRATERLLAGFYDGRADEGPSAGHASLAGVSIHRQRQDDGREDGGAIGRSEPADAGPGLSTGYGRDGGPSAADPTATAASDPANRTPPAHADDPSTSRTRAEGGAP is encoded by the coding sequence GTGAGCGCACCCGTCGAGGGGGCCGCGTTCGAGCACCTGCGCGCCGACGCGCAGGAGGTCATCGCGCGCTACCCGCAGCCGCGCTCGGCGCTGCTGCCGCTGCTGCACCTCGTGCAGGCCGAGGAGGGCTTCGTCAGCGAGCGCGGGGTCGACTTCTGCGCCGAGCTGCTGGGGCTCACCGCGGCCGAGGTCCAGGCCGTCGCGACCTTCTACACGATGTACAAGCGCCGCCCCGTCGGGCGCCACCACGTCGGGGTGTGCACCAACACCCTGTGCGCGGTGCTCGGCGGCGACGAGATCCTCGCCCGGCTGCAGTCCCACCTCGGCGTCGGCAACGACGAGACGACCGAGGACGGCGCCATCACGCTCGAGCACATCGAGTGCAACGCGGCCTGCGACTACGCGCCGGTCGTCATGGTCGACTGGGAGTTCTTCGACGACCAGACGCCGCAGAGCGCGGTGGAGCTCGTGGACCGGCTGCGCTCCGGCGAGGAGGTCGTGCCCACCCGCGGCGCGCCCCTGCGCGGCTTCCGCGCCACCGAGCGGCTGCTCGCGGGCTTCTACGACGGCCGCGCCGACGAGGGCCCCTCGGCCGGGCACGCCTCGCTGGCGGGGGTGTCGATCCACCGGCAGCGCCAGGACGACGGCCGGGAGGACGGGGGCGCGATCGGGCGCAGCGAGCCCGCCGACGCCGGCCCCGGCCTGAGCACGGGGTACGGCCGCGACGGCGGCCCCAGCGCCGCCGACCCGACGGCGACCGCGGCCTCCGACCCGGCCAACCGCACGCCGCCGGCGCACGCCGACGACCCGAGCACGTCCCGCACCCGCGCCGAGGGGGGCGCCCCGTGA
- the nuoF gene encoding NADH-quinone oxidoreductase subunit NuoF translates to MQLTPVLTRAWGEDRSWTLPAYERAEGYRGLRAALAMEPDEVVAAVKDAGLRGRGGAGFPTGMKWGFIPQGDGKPHYLVVNADESEPGTCKDIPTMMANPHELVEGVVITCYAIRANHAFIYVRGEVAHVYRRVLAAVQEARAAGYVGADVLGSGFDLEITVHAGAGAYICGEETALLDSLEGRRGQPRLRPPFPAVAGLYACPTVINNVESVASVPSILRHGVDWFSAMGTEKSKGMTIYSLSGHVVRPGQYEAPLGITLRELLDLTGGVRPGHQLKFWTPGGSSTPIFTAEHLDVPLDYEGVSAAGSMLGTKALQVFDETTCVVRAVLRWSEFYAHESCGKCTPCREGTYWVVQLLRDLEAGQGRAEDLEKLLDLCDNIMGRSFCALGDGATSPITSSIKHFRDEYVAHLGGRGCPFDPARSTRFADQLLGAS, encoded by the coding sequence ATGCAGCTGACCCCGGTCCTCACCCGCGCGTGGGGCGAGGACCGCTCCTGGACCCTGCCCGCGTACGAGCGCGCCGAGGGCTACCGCGGCCTGCGGGCCGCCCTGGCGATGGAGCCGGACGAGGTCGTGGCCGCCGTCAAGGACGCCGGCCTGCGCGGGCGCGGCGGCGCCGGCTTCCCCACGGGCATGAAGTGGGGCTTCATCCCGCAGGGCGACGGCAAGCCGCACTACCTCGTGGTCAACGCCGACGAGTCCGAGCCGGGCACGTGCAAGGACATCCCGACGATGATGGCCAACCCCCACGAGCTCGTGGAGGGCGTGGTCATCACCTGCTACGCGATCCGGGCGAACCACGCGTTCATCTACGTGCGCGGCGAGGTGGCGCACGTCTACCGCCGCGTGCTCGCCGCGGTCCAGGAGGCGCGCGCCGCCGGCTACGTCGGCGCCGACGTGCTCGGCTCGGGCTTCGACCTGGAGATCACCGTGCACGCGGGGGCGGGGGCGTACATCTGCGGCGAGGAGACCGCGCTGCTGGACTCCCTGGAGGGCCGGCGCGGCCAGCCGCGGCTGCGCCCGCCGTTCCCGGCGGTCGCCGGGCTCTACGCGTGCCCGACCGTCATCAACAACGTCGAGTCCGTGGCGAGCGTGCCGTCGATCCTGCGCCACGGCGTGGACTGGTTCTCCGCGATGGGCACCGAGAAGTCCAAGGGCATGACGATCTACTCGCTGTCCGGGCACGTCGTGCGCCCCGGGCAGTACGAGGCCCCGCTCGGCATCACGCTGCGCGAGCTCCTCGACCTCACCGGCGGGGTGCGCCCCGGGCACCAGCTGAAGTTCTGGACGCCCGGCGGGTCGTCGACGCCGATCTTCACCGCCGAGCACCTCGACGTCCCGCTGGACTACGAGGGCGTCTCGGCCGCCGGGTCGATGCTCGGCACCAAGGCGCTGCAGGTCTTCGACGAGACGACGTGCGTGGTCCGCGCGGTGCTGCGCTGGAGCGAGTTCTACGCCCACGAGTCCTGCGGCAAGTGCACGCCGTGCCGCGAGGGGACGTACTGGGTCGTCCAGCTGCTGCGCGACCTCGAGGCCGGCCAGGGCCGGGCCGAGGACCTCGAGAAGCTGCTCGACCTCTGCGACAACATCATGGGCCGCTCGTTCTGCGCGCTCGGCGACGGCGCGACGAGCCCCATCACCTCCTCGATCAAGCACTTCCGCGACGAGTACGTCGCGCACCTCGGCGGCCGGGGCTGCCCCTTCGACCCCGCCCGCTCCACCCGCTTCGCCGACCAGCTGCTGGGGGCGTCATGA
- a CDS encoding NADH-quinone oxidoreductase subunit G — translation MTVTTGPGTKGGGGEVAPQEDLVTVTIDGHEVSVVKGTLLIRAAELLGIQVPRFCDHPLLDPVGACRQCLVEVPDMGNGRGMPKPAASCTTTVMPGMVVKTQLTSPVADKAQQGVMELLLVNHPLDCPVCDKGGECPLQNQAMSNGRGETRYEGVKRTYPKPVRISTQVLLDRERCVLCARCTRFAQQVAGDPFIELLERGALQQVGIDEDEPFQSYFSGNTIQICPVGALTSAAYRFRARPFDLVSSPSVCEHCASGCALRTDHRRGTVVRRLAGDDPQVNEEWNCDKGRFAFRYADTTAAGGRRLTTPLVRDEDGELVPTSWPDALATAAEGLRRARAAGGVGVLAGGRLTVEDAYAYAKLARVALGTNDVDFRARPHSAEEADVLGAVVAGRLVGSAGAVTYADLERAPAVVLAGLEPEEESPIVFLRLRKAARRGGMAVHVLAPFLSRGAQKLTAALHEVLPGAEAEALDALADATGSGPAWAALREPGAVLLVGERLAEVPGALTAAAHAAAAAGARLAWVPRRAGERGALEAGALPTLLPGGRPVADPAARVDVATAWGVPSLPAAPGRDTAGILAAAGAGALGGLVVGGVDVEDLPDPVGAQAALGAAGFVVSLEVRESAVTALADVVLPVAPVVEKAGTFLDWEGRPRPFDRVLPHSSAMSDARVLDGLAGLLGAPLGVGDVSRARRELDELGPWEGARVDLPLRSGTAAGATGAPGAAAAPGAGEALLATGRLLLDGGRLEDGEPFLAGTARPPRAHLSPATAAEVGVAPGERVLVRGARGAVRLPVEVVPMPDRVVWLPVVPGLRRQLAAAPGTVVALEGGEPR, via the coding sequence ATGACGGTCACCACCGGTCCCGGGACGAAGGGCGGGGGCGGCGAGGTCGCCCCGCAGGAGGACCTCGTCACCGTCACCATCGACGGGCACGAGGTCAGCGTCGTCAAGGGCACCCTGCTCATCCGCGCCGCCGAGCTGCTCGGCATCCAGGTGCCGCGCTTCTGCGACCACCCGCTGCTCGACCCCGTCGGCGCCTGCCGGCAGTGCCTCGTCGAGGTGCCCGACATGGGCAACGGGCGCGGCATGCCCAAGCCCGCCGCGTCGTGCACCACGACGGTCATGCCCGGCATGGTGGTGAAGACCCAGCTCACCTCGCCCGTCGCCGACAAGGCGCAGCAGGGCGTCATGGAGCTGCTGCTCGTCAACCACCCGCTCGACTGCCCGGTCTGCGACAAGGGCGGGGAGTGCCCGCTGCAGAACCAGGCCATGAGCAACGGCCGCGGCGAGACGCGCTACGAGGGCGTCAAGCGGACGTACCCGAAGCCGGTGCGCATCTCGACCCAGGTGCTGCTCGACCGCGAGCGGTGCGTGCTGTGCGCGCGCTGCACCCGCTTCGCCCAGCAGGTCGCCGGCGACCCGTTCATCGAGCTGCTCGAGCGCGGCGCGCTGCAGCAGGTCGGCATCGACGAGGACGAGCCCTTCCAGAGCTACTTCTCCGGCAACACCATCCAGATCTGCCCGGTCGGGGCGCTGACGAGCGCGGCGTACCGGTTCCGGGCGCGCCCGTTCGACCTCGTGTCGAGCCCGAGCGTCTGCGAGCACTGCGCGTCGGGCTGCGCGCTGCGCACCGACCACCGCCGCGGCACGGTGGTGCGCCGGCTGGCCGGCGACGACCCGCAGGTCAACGAGGAGTGGAACTGCGACAAGGGCCGCTTCGCGTTCCGGTACGCCGACACCACGGCCGCCGGCGGGCGCCGGCTCACCACCCCGCTCGTGCGCGACGAGGACGGCGAGCTCGTGCCGACCTCGTGGCCCGACGCGCTGGCGACCGCGGCCGAGGGGCTGCGGCGCGCCCGCGCCGCGGGCGGCGTCGGCGTGCTGGCGGGCGGGCGGCTCACCGTCGAGGACGCGTACGCGTACGCCAAGCTCGCCCGCGTCGCGCTGGGCACCAACGACGTCGACTTCCGGGCCCGCCCGCACAGCGCCGAGGAGGCGGACGTGCTCGGCGCCGTCGTCGCCGGGCGCCTCGTGGGCTCGGCCGGGGCGGTGACCTACGCCGACCTCGAGCGGGCCCCCGCGGTCGTCCTCGCCGGCCTCGAGCCGGAGGAGGAGTCGCCGATCGTCTTCCTGCGGCTGCGCAAGGCCGCGCGCAGGGGCGGCATGGCCGTCCACGTGCTCGCGCCGTTCCTCTCCCGGGGCGCGCAGAAGCTCACGGCGGCGCTGCACGAGGTCCTGCCCGGCGCCGAGGCGGAGGCGCTCGACGCGCTCGCCGACGCCACCGGGTCGGGGCCCGCGTGGGCCGCGCTGCGCGAGCCGGGCGCGGTGCTGCTCGTCGGCGAGCGGCTCGCGGAGGTGCCGGGCGCCCTCACCGCGGCCGCGCACGCCGCGGCGGCGGCCGGGGCGCGCCTGGCGTGGGTGCCGCGCCGGGCCGGCGAGCGCGGCGCGCTCGAGGCCGGGGCGCTGCCCACGCTGCTGCCCGGCGGGCGGCCGGTCGCCGACCCCGCCGCCCGGGTCGACGTCGCCACCGCCTGGGGCGTGCCCTCGCTGCCCGCGGCCCCCGGGCGCGACACCGCGGGGATCCTCGCCGCCGCCGGGGCCGGGGCGCTCGGGGGCCTCGTCGTCGGCGGCGTCGACGTGGAGGACCTGCCCGACCCGGTCGGGGCGCAGGCGGCGCTCGGCGCTGCCGGCTTCGTCGTGAGCCTCGAGGTGCGGGAGAGCGCTGTCACCGCGCTGGCCGACGTGGTCCTGCCGGTGGCGCCGGTGGTCGAGAAGGCGGGGACGTTCCTCGACTGGGAGGGCCGCCCCCGGCCCTTCGACCGGGTCCTCCCGCACTCCTCGGCGATGTCCGACGCGCGCGTGCTCGACGGGCTCGCCGGGCTGCTCGGCGCGCCGCTGGGCGTCGGCGACGTGTCGCGGGCGCGGCGCGAGCTCGACGAGCTCGGGCCGTGGGAGGGTGCGCGCGTGGACCTCCCGCTCCGCTCCGGCACCGCCGCCGGTGCCACCGGTGCCCCCGGTGCCGCCGCAGCGCCCGGGGCGGGGGAGGCCCTGCTCGCCACCGGGCGGCTGCTCCTCGACGGCGGGCGCCTCGAGGACGGCGAGCCGTTCCTCGCCGGCACCGCCCGCCCACCGCGGGCCCACCTGAGCCCGGCCACGGCGGCCGAGGTCGGCGTGGCGCCCGGGGAGCGGGTCCTCGTGCGCGGCGCCCGCGGCGCCGTGCGGCTGCCCGTGGAGGTGGTGCCGATGCCCGACCGGGTCGTCTGGCTGCCCGTCGTGCCGGGCCTGCGCCGCCAGCTCGCGGCCGCCCCCGGCACCGTCGTCGCCCTCGAGGGCGGTGAGCCGCGGTGA
- the nuoH gene encoding NADH-quinone oxidoreductase subunit NuoH yields the protein MTPVQELLADDPWWLVVGKAVALFGLCVVLTLFNIWLERRVVARMQHRSGPNRHGPFGLLQSLADGVKLGLKEDLIPKAADKVVFVLAPVLSVVPAFMAFAVIPFGPEVSILGERTALQLFDPSVGVLYVLAIASVGVYGIVLAGWASGSTYPLLGGLRSTAQVISYEVAMGLSFVAVFLYAGSMSTSQIVAEQQRLWFAVALFPSFLIYAVSMVGETNRAPFDLAEAEGELVGGFHTEYSSLKFALFFLAEYINMVTVSALATTLFLGGWRAPVPLSWWDGANEGWVPLVWFFAKVFLVMFVFIWLRGTLPRFRYDQFMALGWKRLIPASLAWILVVATVRAVTQSTDVSRQELLTVLGVALAVLLAGLLLWPSGKDDEARDGGDARATGATGPAGSGGGAAPAAAGPAFDPMAGGFPVPPLPGQQLPPAPPRVPAGAPAPGARTTEEEPRA from the coding sequence GTGACCCCCGTGCAGGAGCTGCTCGCCGACGACCCGTGGTGGCTCGTCGTCGGCAAGGCGGTCGCGCTCTTCGGCCTGTGCGTGGTCCTCACGCTCTTCAACATCTGGCTCGAGCGCCGGGTCGTCGCCCGGATGCAGCACCGCAGCGGTCCCAACCGGCACGGGCCGTTCGGGCTGCTGCAGAGCCTCGCCGACGGCGTGAAGCTCGGGCTCAAGGAGGACCTCATCCCCAAGGCCGCCGACAAGGTGGTCTTCGTCCTCGCCCCCGTGCTCTCGGTCGTCCCGGCGTTCATGGCCTTCGCCGTCATCCCGTTCGGGCCCGAGGTCTCCATCCTCGGCGAGCGGACGGCCCTGCAGCTGTTCGACCCGAGCGTCGGCGTGCTCTACGTCCTGGCCATCGCCTCGGTCGGCGTGTACGGCATCGTGCTGGCCGGCTGGGCGTCCGGCTCGACGTACCCGCTGCTCGGCGGGCTGCGCTCGACCGCCCAGGTGATCTCCTACGAGGTCGCCATGGGCCTGTCCTTCGTCGCGGTCTTCCTCTACGCCGGGTCGATGTCGACCTCGCAGATCGTCGCCGAGCAGCAGCGGCTGTGGTTCGCCGTCGCGCTCTTCCCGAGCTTCCTCATCTACGCGGTGTCGATGGTCGGCGAGACGAACCGCGCGCCGTTCGACCTCGCCGAGGCCGAGGGCGAGCTCGTCGGCGGCTTCCACACCGAGTACAGCTCGCTGAAGTTCGCGCTGTTCTTCCTCGCCGAGTACATCAACATGGTCACCGTCTCGGCGCTGGCGACCACGCTGTTCCTGGGCGGCTGGCGCGCCCCGGTGCCGCTGAGCTGGTGGGACGGCGCCAACGAGGGCTGGGTCCCGCTGGTCTGGTTCTTCGCCAAGGTCTTCCTCGTCATGTTCGTCTTCATCTGGCTGCGCGGCACGCTCCCGCGGTTCCGGTACGACCAGTTCATGGCGCTGGGCTGGAAGCGGCTCATCCCCGCCTCCCTCGCCTGGATCCTCGTCGTGGCCACCGTGCGCGCGGTCACCCAGAGCACGGACGTCAGCCGGCAGGAGCTGCTCACCGTCCTCGGCGTGGCGCTCGCCGTCCTGCTCGCGGGCCTGCTGCTCTGGCCTTCCGGCAAGGACGACGAGGCCCGCGACGGGGGCGACGCGAGGGCCACCGGCGCCACCGGCCCGGCGGGTTCGGGCGGCGGCGCCGCGCCGGCCGCCGCGGGGCCCGCGTTCGACCCCATGGCCGGCGGGTTCCCCGTGCCGCCGCTGCCCGGGCAGCAGCTGCCGCCCGCACCGCCCCGCGTACCGGCCGGCGCCCCGGCGCCCGGCGCGCGGACCACCGAGGAGGAGCCCCGTGCCTGA
- the nuoI gene encoding NADH-quinone oxidoreductase subunit NuoI codes for MFSKVVTEQYPEEKKETAPRFHGRHVLNRYADGLERCIGCELCAWACPADAIYVEGADNTEEERYSPGERYGRVYQINYLRCIFCGLCIEACPTRALTMSNEFELADRSRQSLIFDKGELLAPLQQGMVPPPHAMAPGTSAEDYYRGTVRAAPAAAAGDPDAQDPTRRAATPSGQVRSQLAQPYDTGGTR; via the coding sequence ATGTTCTCGAAGGTGGTCACCGAGCAGTACCCGGAGGAGAAGAAGGAGACCGCGCCGCGCTTCCACGGCCGGCACGTCCTCAACCGCTACGCCGACGGGCTCGAGCGGTGCATCGGCTGCGAGCTGTGCGCCTGGGCCTGCCCCGCGGACGCGATCTACGTCGAGGGCGCGGACAACACCGAGGAGGAGCGCTACAGCCCCGGTGAGCGCTACGGCCGCGTCTACCAGATCAACTACCTGCGGTGCATCTTCTGCGGGCTGTGCATCGAGGCCTGCCCGACCCGCGCGCTGACGATGAGCAACGAGTTCGAGCTCGCCGACCGCAGCCGCCAGAGCCTCATCTTCGACAAGGGCGAGCTGCTCGCGCCGCTGCAGCAGGGCATGGTCCCGCCGCCGCACGCCATGGCGCCCGGCACGAGCGCCGAGGACTACTACCGCGGCACCGTGCGCGCCGCGCCCGCCGCCGCGGCGGGCGACCCCGACGCGCAGGACCCGACCCGGCGCGCGGCCACCCCCAGCGGCCAGGTGCGCTCGCAGCTCGCGCAGCCCTACGACACCGGGGGCACGCGGTGA
- a CDS encoding NADH-quinone oxidoreductase subunit J: MSGVLLAQAVEGATTTVQTSTAETVAFWVLAPVTVLASLGMLLVRKAVHSALLLAVTMISLAVLYLGQSAPFLGVVQVVVYTGAVMMLFLFVLMLVGVDSSDSLVETIRGQRVAAVVAGVGFGALLLLGLGRAVVDPAGDIAAANAGGNVEGIAALLFGRYVLAFEVTAALLITAAIAAMVLTHRERIGPRQTQRELSKARFAPGGHPTPLPAPGVYARHNAVDTPALLPDGSPAEVSVNRTLTARGETRTPSPDDGRAIERQLGLEPGHQGPVRRARGDGEEER, from the coding sequence GTGAGCGGCGTCCTGCTCGCCCAGGCCGTCGAGGGCGCGACGACGACGGTGCAGACGAGCACCGCCGAGACGGTGGCCTTCTGGGTCCTGGCGCCGGTCACGGTGCTCGCCTCGCTCGGCATGCTCCTCGTGCGCAAGGCCGTGCACAGCGCGCTGCTGCTCGCGGTGACCATGATCAGCCTCGCGGTGCTCTACCTCGGCCAGAGCGCGCCGTTCCTCGGCGTCGTGCAGGTCGTCGTCTACACCGGCGCGGTCATGATGCTGTTCCTCTTCGTGCTCATGCTCGTGGGCGTCGACTCCTCCGACTCGCTCGTGGAGACGATCCGCGGCCAGCGCGTGGCGGCGGTCGTCGCCGGCGTCGGCTTCGGCGCCCTGCTGCTGCTCGGCCTCGGGCGCGCGGTGGTCGACCCGGCCGGCGACATCGCCGCGGCCAACGCCGGCGGAAACGTCGAGGGCATCGCCGCGCTGCTCTTCGGCCGCTACGTGCTGGCCTTCGAGGTCACGGCCGCGCTGCTCATCACCGCCGCCATCGCCGCCATGGTCCTCACCCACCGCGAGCGCATCGGCCCGCGCCAGACGCAGCGCGAGCTGTCCAAGGCCCGGTTCGCCCCCGGCGGGCACCCGACGCCGCTGCCGGCCCCCGGCGTTTACGCCCGGCACAACGCGGTCGACACCCCCGCGCTGCTGCCCGACGGCTCGCCCGCCGAGGTGTCGGTCAACCGCACGCTCACCGCCCGCGGCGAGACCCGCACGCCGTCCCCCGACGACGGGCGCGCCATCGAGCGCCAGCTCGGGCTCGAGCCCGGGCACCAGGGGCCGGTGCGGCGCGCCCGCGGCGACGGCGAGGAGGAGCGCTGA
- the nuoK gene encoding NADH-quinone oxidoreductase subunit NuoK gives MDPLNYLYLSAVLFAIGAAGVLLRRNAIVVFMCIELMLNASNLAFVTFARTTGTLDGQVAAFFVMVVAAAEVVVGLAIIVTIFRTRRSASVDDASLLKF, from the coding sequence GTGGACCCGCTGAACTACCTCTACCTCTCCGCGGTCCTCTTCGCGATCGGCGCGGCCGGGGTGCTCCTGCGGCGCAACGCCATCGTCGTCTTCATGTGCATCGAGCTCATGCTCAACGCGTCGAACCTCGCCTTCGTCACGTTCGCCCGCACCACGGGCACGCTCGACGGGCAGGTCGCCGCCTTCTTCGTCATGGTCGTCGCGGCCGCGGAGGTCGTCGTCGGCCTCGCGATCATCGTGACGATCTTCCGCACGCGCCGCTCGGCCTCGGTCGACGACGCCAGCCTGCTGAAGTTCTAG